The Desulfatibacillum aliphaticivorans DSM 15576 genome has a segment encoding these proteins:
- a CDS encoding GMC family oxidoreductase N-terminal domain-containing protein gives MSVSTMSYDAIVVGSGPGGATVAKELAAKGQKVLMMDWGGDEPIQGSYLQAAEMGLVPGKSLLFTYKGLSMVRGITAGGSSILYYATAFEPPLEMLRGYGVDIEEEVRQVKEELPIAPLKDSLIGPMAKRIMESARELGYDWHPLNKYVYQDKCRADCDKCNLGCPYGAKWSARMFVDEFKTHTNCRFIARAKTRKVLVENGKAVGVEYSAGGQTQKAYAPVVILGAGGIGTPVILRASGIYAAGYDYFFDPLICVMGTIPEDLGGREFPMATGAHMSDEGYVMTDMTVPKVAYQGFTAQVGRAHKLFSHSRTLQIMIKAKDTLGGKLTDAGGVRKKLIPQDDAKLMKGYERAKEILKNTGAKDIYKSWCIAAHPGGTAKIGDIVDPDLKTFKYDNLYVCDCSVIPEAWGLPPSLTLVALGKRLASHLAAEPNNEERDSQAHAA, from the coding sequence ATGAGCGTTTCAACCATGTCCTACGATGCCATCGTCGTAGGCTCCGGGCCCGGGGGGGCCACGGTCGCCAAGGAGTTGGCGGCAAAGGGCCAAAAGGTCCTGATGATGGATTGGGGCGGAGACGAACCCATTCAAGGCAGCTACCTGCAGGCGGCTGAAATGGGATTGGTCCCCGGAAAAAGTCTCCTGTTCACCTACAAGGGCCTTTCCATGGTGCGGGGCATTACGGCGGGCGGCAGCTCGATTTTGTATTACGCCACGGCCTTTGAGCCTCCTTTGGAAATGCTCCGGGGCTACGGAGTGGATATCGAGGAGGAAGTCCGGCAGGTCAAAGAGGAATTGCCCATTGCCCCTTTAAAGGACAGCCTGATCGGCCCCATGGCCAAACGCATTATGGAGAGCGCCCGGGAATTGGGCTACGACTGGCATCCTTTGAACAAATACGTCTACCAGGACAAGTGCCGGGCCGATTGCGACAAATGCAACCTGGGTTGCCCCTACGGCGCCAAGTGGAGCGCCCGCATGTTTGTGGACGAGTTCAAGACGCACACAAATTGTCGGTTCATCGCCCGGGCCAAGACCCGCAAGGTGCTGGTTGAAAACGGAAAGGCCGTGGGTGTGGAATACTCCGCGGGCGGGCAGACCCAAAAGGCTTACGCTCCGGTGGTGATTCTGGGGGCCGGAGGCATTGGAACGCCCGTGATTCTGCGCGCCAGCGGAATATACGCAGCGGGCTACGATTATTTTTTCGACCCCCTGATCTGCGTCATGGGAACCATCCCTGAAGACCTTGGAGGCAGGGAATTCCCCATGGCCACGGGCGCGCACATGTCGGACGAAGGATACGTCATGACCGACATGACCGTGCCCAAAGTCGCCTATCAGGGCTTTACCGCTCAAGTGGGGCGGGCGCACAAGCTTTTCAGCCACTCCCGCACCTTGCAGATCATGATCAAAGCCAAGGACACCCTGGGCGGAAAGCTCACGGACGCCGGCGGAGTGCGCAAAAAGCTCATCCCCCAGGACGACGCCAAGCTCATGAAAGGCTACGAACGGGCCAAGGAAATCCTCAAGAACACCGGGGCCAAGGATATTTACAAGTCCTGGTGCATCGCAGCCCATCCTGGAGGAACCGCCAAGATCGGGGACATTGTGGATCCCGACCTCAAAACCTTTAAATATGACAATTTGTACGTTTGCGACTGTTCGGTCATCCCCGAGGCATGGGGGCTGCCGCCTTCGTTGACTCTGGTGGCCTTGGGCAAAAGGCTCGCCAGTCATCTTGCGGCCGAACCAAATAATGAGGAAAGGGATTCTCAGGCTCATGCTGCCTAA
- a CDS encoding DUF2975 domain-containing protein: MEKIVRVSRALSGLFLVLLAAVPFLYGLFWLFFNHLMQFDGLGAFQGLACAGVPFQLPVPGWSRLLGFAASLPALCVGLYVLNRLRMLFGLYAQGIIFGAGNVRCIRVLGIALLVKQALNPVVQAMTSVALTLPNPPGQRVLQVGFSDANFTALIIGVMVIVVAWIMDEGRKIQEEQSLTI, encoded by the coding sequence TTGGAAAAAATCGTTCGCGTCAGCCGCGCGCTAAGCGGCTTGTTTTTGGTTTTACTGGCGGCCGTTCCCTTTTTGTACGGGTTATTTTGGCTGTTTTTCAATCACCTGATGCAGTTTGACGGATTGGGCGCCTTTCAGGGTTTGGCTTGTGCGGGCGTTCCCTTTCAACTGCCTGTGCCCGGTTGGTCCAGGCTCCTGGGTTTTGCGGCGTCCCTGCCAGCGCTGTGCGTGGGCCTGTACGTGCTGAACCGGCTTAGGATGCTTTTCGGACTCTACGCCCAAGGGATCATTTTCGGCGCCGGCAATGTTAGGTGCATCCGCGTGTTGGGGATTGCATTGCTGGTGAAGCAGGCGCTTAACCCTGTGGTGCAGGCCATGACCAGCGTGGCCCTGACCCTGCCCAACCCTCCCGGGCAACGGGTTCTTCAGGTTGGATTCAGTGACGCCAACTTTACGGCCCTGATCATTGGAGTGATGGTAATCGTGGTGGCCTGGATCATGGATGAGGGCCGGAAGATTCAGGAGGAGCAATCTCTCACCATATAA
- a CDS encoding cupin domain-containing protein codes for MKIVHFTEIDPVEFPEPAKGVKGRVLVGKKDGAENFCMRLFELPPGAATPRHSHAWEHEIFIHAGFGEIYREGEWVPVRAGAAAFIPGEEEHQLRCSGETPLFFVCLIPDGPPEL; via the coding sequence ATGAAGATAGTTCATTTTACTGAAATCGACCCTGTGGAGTTCCCTGAGCCGGCCAAAGGCGTCAAGGGGCGCGTTTTAGTCGGGAAAAAAGACGGCGCGGAAAATTTCTGCATGCGTCTGTTTGAACTGCCGCCAGGCGCGGCCACGCCCCGGCACAGCCACGCCTGGGAGCACGAGATATTCATCCATGCAGGATTCGGCGAAATATACAGGGAGGGGGAATGGGTTCCCGTCCGCGCCGGCGCCGCCGCATTCATCCCCGGCGAGGAGGAGCATCAACTGCGCTGCTCCGGGGAAACGCCCCTGTTTTTCGTCTGCCTGATTCCGGACGGCCCGCCGGAGCTGTAG
- a CDS encoding helix-turn-helix domain-containing protein, with translation MTRKGFTNARSILAKTQTEMAQILGVSVKAVHSYEQGWRNVPPHVERQLYFLLTRRRGSKVPRKACWTINKCPSHLKSKCPAWEFKAGALCWFINGTVCGGQVCSDWGEKMAQCRRCPVLTAMLGECAPEVLEIEPEGAEPALMHKDVNTSKKE, from the coding sequence ATGACCCGCAAAGGCTTCACCAACGCCCGCAGCATTTTAGCTAAGACACAGACGGAAATGGCTCAGATTTTAGGCGTCTCAGTCAAGGCGGTGCACAGCTATGAACAGGGATGGAGAAACGTCCCGCCCCACGTGGAAAGACAGCTGTATTTTCTTTTAACCCGCCGCCGGGGAAGCAAGGTTCCCAGAAAGGCGTGCTGGACCATCAATAAATGCCCCAGCCATTTGAAAAGCAAATGCCCGGCCTGGGAGTTCAAGGCGGGCGCCTTGTGTTGGTTCATCAACGGGACCGTGTGCGGGGGCCAGGTGTGCTCGGACTGGGGCGAAAAAATGGCCCAATGCAGGCGTTGCCCCGTGTTGACAGCCATGCTGGGGGAGTGCGCTCCGGAGGTGCTGGAGATTGAGCCGGAAGGTGCGGAACCTGCTTTGATGCACAAAGATGTTAACACATCCAAGAAGGAGTAG
- a CDS encoding TetR/AcrR family transcriptional regulator, with translation MPKIVDHDKYREELLGGCFELFSDKGYSNVTMRQIAKRLGISTGALYHYFPTKQSILDQMFQYMGKKDVEEVTQAPSLSGTFEERISRFLEFFQVKESAFGKMLLLSIDFVRCHDTAQARQTARQWLDYYIRNMAVYLGLPSQVAEFTATFLGGLVYQNRLVPGSVSLPDQLALLKDVLMVYLGEHENPENRLCKLCPFMTDHHLIDAEEVS, from the coding sequence ATGCCCAAAATAGTGGACCATGACAAGTACAGGGAAGAGCTTCTGGGGGGGTGTTTTGAACTGTTTTCCGATAAAGGCTATTCCAACGTGACCATGCGCCAGATCGCCAAGCGCCTGGGCATATCCACGGGGGCCTTGTATCATTATTTCCCGACGAAACAATCCATCCTGGACCAGATGTTTCAGTACATGGGCAAAAAGGACGTGGAGGAAGTCACCCAGGCGCCCTCCTTGTCCGGAACGTTTGAAGAGCGCATCAGCCGCTTCCTGGAGTTTTTTCAGGTTAAGGAATCGGCCTTCGGCAAAATGCTGCTTCTTTCCATCGATTTTGTCCGCTGCCACGATACGGCGCAGGCGCGTCAGACCGCCCGCCAGTGGCTGGATTACTACATCCGGAACATGGCCGTGTATCTGGGCCTGCCAAGCCAGGTGGCTGAATTCACAGCCACCTTTCTGGGCGGCCTGGTGTATCAAAACCGGCTTGTGCCCGGCTCCGTTTCCCTGCCCGATCAATTAGCGCTCCTGAAGGACGTGCTCATGGTGTATTTGGGCGAACACGAGAACCCTGAAAACAGGCTGTGCAAACTGTGTCCCTTCATGACCGACCATCATCTAATCGACGCCGAGGAGGTATCGTAA
- a CDS encoding HD domain-containing phosphohydrolase, translating into MQQSKANILLVDDEPAIHRLMQHILEREGYRLLSVYSGEEALGIVAQGGIDLVILDLSMPGMDGFEVARQIKEQPQAFLIPIILFTGRDTVENHAKALEMGVDDFLSKTEHKEVILARVRLHLKLKRMHGRLADYQSNLEKKVEQQTWQLKTASLETIVKLSAASEFRDNETGAHIRRMSHYAAAIAKTMGFNKRVQESILYSAPMHDIGKIGIPDCILLKPGPLTDKEWKIMKRHPQIGASILSGAQSGFIRMAEMIALTHHEKWDGSGYPQGLKGRQIPIAGQIAAIADVFDALTSERPYKRAFSGIEAIRIIQEGRGNHFSPEVTDAFFTTLDEILVIKDKFQDTDQDKQNLYARTYQALAKDVPPQIYQAASKTSKNGSVEKQPASSRFQEGRSRPPVSLTSVG; encoded by the coding sequence ATGCAGCAATCCAAAGCCAACATTCTGCTTGTCGACGATGAACCTGCCATTCATCGTTTGATGCAGCATATTCTTGAGCGGGAAGGCTACCGCCTCCTCTCCGTCTATTCAGGGGAAGAGGCATTGGGAATAGTCGCCCAGGGCGGCATCGACCTTGTGATCCTGGACTTATCCATGCCGGGCATGGATGGTTTTGAGGTTGCCAGGCAAATCAAGGAGCAACCGCAGGCGTTCCTCATTCCCATCATCCTGTTTACAGGCCGGGATACGGTGGAGAACCACGCCAAAGCCCTGGAAATGGGCGTGGACGACTTCTTGTCCAAGACCGAGCATAAGGAAGTGATCCTGGCTCGGGTGCGGCTGCATTTAAAGTTGAAAAGAATGCACGGCAGGCTGGCGGATTATCAAAGCAACCTGGAAAAAAAGGTCGAGCAGCAGACCTGGCAATTGAAAACCGCCTCTTTGGAAACTATCGTGAAGCTGTCCGCGGCGTCGGAATTCCGGGATAATGAGACCGGCGCCCATATTCGCCGTATGAGCCATTATGCGGCGGCCATCGCCAAAACCATGGGATTCAACAAAAGAGTGCAGGAGTCCATCCTGTATTCCGCGCCCATGCACGACATCGGTAAAATCGGCATCCCCGACTGCATTCTGCTCAAGCCCGGGCCCTTGACCGACAAAGAATGGAAAATCATGAAAAGGCATCCGCAGATCGGCGCCAGCATTCTTTCCGGCGCCCAAAGCGGCTTCATCCGCATGGCCGAAATGATCGCTTTGACCCATCACGAAAAATGGGACGGATCCGGATACCCCCAAGGCCTTAAGGGCAGGCAAATCCCCATTGCCGGCCAAATAGCCGCCATTGCGGACGTGTTTGACGCACTGACCTCGGAACGGCCCTACAAGAGGGCGTTTTCAGGCATCGAGGCCATTCGGATCATCCAGGAAGGAAGAGGAAATCATTTTTCGCCGGAGGTGACGGACGCGTTCTTCACCACCCTGGATGAAATTCTGGTCATCAAGGACAAGTTTCAGGACACGGATCAGGACAAGCAGAATCTTTATGCCAGGACCTATCAGGCTTTGGCCAAAGACGTCCCCCCCCAGATCTATCAGGCGGCTTCAAAAACATCCAAAAATGGAAGCGTTGAAAAACAGCCTGCATCATCCCGCTTTCAAGAGGGCCGTTCCAGGCCGCCGGTTAGCCTCACTTCCGTGGGGTAG
- a CDS encoding 2-hydroxyacyl-CoA dehydratase subunit D has product MNPIFEEAADHVDNQVIREWKAQGKKVIGHTCSHVPEEIISAAGMMPYRLRGIESESTSIGDTYFGPFICSCPKAILQKAGEGAFNFLDGAVMVQSCDSMRRLDECWRAANEDYPGILPGFWHYLGVPHKAVDYSLKWFSEEIEMFKKHIEEHFNVTITEDNLRKAIALYNETRDLLKELDEVRGMENTPVSGQEAMNIILAGTALPKEMYNPLLREALDELKARPAHHGGKKRILLGGSVVDDQSLISVIEAEGAVVVADTVCFGSRSFEGMVPEDSPTMLTIASRYLHHQFCPRMFGHYKDRMALIKQKMELAKVDGVILQNIRFCDLHGSENGLFEAELESMGVPAIRLEREYGAMADEGRLRMRIGAFLESIPERRTEKPAA; this is encoded by the coding sequence ATGAATCCCATTTTTGAAGAAGCCGCAGATCATGTGGACAACCAGGTCATCCGGGAGTGGAAGGCGCAGGGCAAAAAGGTCATAGGCCACACGTGCAGCCACGTTCCCGAGGAAATCATATCAGCCGCGGGCATGATGCCCTATCGTCTGCGCGGCATCGAGTCGGAATCCACTTCCATCGGCGACACCTACTTCGGCCCGTTTATTTGCAGCTGCCCCAAGGCCATCCTGCAAAAGGCGGGGGAGGGCGCCTTTAATTTTCTGGACGGCGCGGTCATGGTGCAAAGCTGCGATTCCATGCGCCGCCTGGACGAATGCTGGCGCGCCGCCAACGAGGACTATCCCGGCATCCTGCCCGGCTTCTGGCATTATCTGGGCGTACCCCACAAGGCCGTGGACTATTCCCTCAAATGGTTTTCCGAAGAAATCGAAATGTTCAAAAAGCATATCGAGGAGCATTTCAATGTAACCATTACGGAGGATAATCTTAGAAAAGCCATCGCCCTTTATAACGAAACCCGGGACCTGTTGAAGGAACTGGACGAAGTAAGGGGCATGGAAAACACGCCCGTCTCGGGTCAGGAGGCCATGAACATCATCCTGGCTGGCACCGCCCTGCCCAAGGAAATGTACAATCCCCTGCTTCGGGAGGCCCTGGACGAGTTAAAGGCCCGTCCGGCCCACCACGGCGGCAAGAAACGCATTCTCCTGGGAGGAAGCGTGGTGGACGACCAATCCCTTATTTCCGTGATCGAGGCGGAGGGGGCCGTGGTCGTGGCTGACACGGTTTGCTTCGGATCCCGGTCTTTTGAAGGCATGGTCCCCGAGGACAGCCCCACCATGCTCACCATTGCAAGCAGGTATCTCCACCACCAGTTCTGTCCCAGAATGTTCGGGCATTACAAGGACCGCATGGCCCTGATCAAGCAGAAGATGGAACTGGCCAAGGTGGACGGCGTCATTCTCCAGAACATCCGCTTTTGCGACCTTCACGGTTCGGAAAACGGGCTGTTCGAGGCGGAGCTGGAGTCCATGGGGGTTCCCGCCATTCGGCTGGAAAGGGAGTACGGGGCCATGGCCGATGAAGGCCGCCTTCGCATGAGGATAGGCGCTTTCCTGGAAAGCATCCCTGAAAGAAGAACGGAAAAGCCTGCTGCATAG
- a CDS encoding 2-hydroxyacyl-CoA dehydratase subunit D, translating to MRKEYTEYPFDWALHSLFTNAAKAINGTPKEYDRIMSRIGDMKELADFVFGHGDPGALFMKGFSQYTEAITTAHAKGRKLAFTTFCQSPAIFWAMDIVPIVLEPMTVLGNLVRKGGTAEFMDFCVEAGFTETSCSSQRGALGAYLKGLAEKPDFVAIDTGGICDTNANSFTFAASYLDIPFYQINYPPTLTDQRAADYHRADYRNFIKFLEAQTGNKLDEDKLRAVMQEIEVQDDLICEIQELQRLKPNPVPVIFNLFIYALRFTMAGMEPCTTMLRACLEAAKKNAAKGVSGLSSRDEKTRALFVYIDHYATNIPLWTFMDQMGIAHLGCILTKYYQDKVFYSNGDGYHLDTADLDSMIDALAEQNSRLPMVKQIRGPYDAPDMWLEEAMYLKDSMNADFAVYSGTPGCRNTWGMLKLLAKKLEDAGLPTLIINADAFDERVESWEATRHRFEEFLELRRLI from the coding sequence ATGAGGAAGGAATACACGGAATATCCCTTTGACTGGGCGCTCCACAGCCTGTTTACGAACGCCGCCAAAGCCATTAACGGCACTCCCAAGGAGTATGACCGCATCATGTCCCGCATCGGAGACATGAAGGAGCTGGCGGACTTCGTGTTCGGCCATGGCGATCCCGGGGCCTTGTTCATGAAGGGATTCTCGCAATACACCGAGGCCATCACCACGGCTCACGCCAAGGGAAGAAAGCTGGCCTTCACCACATTTTGCCAGTCTCCGGCCATTTTCTGGGCCATGGACATTGTGCCCATCGTCCTGGAGCCCATGACGGTCCTGGGCAACCTGGTGAGAAAGGGCGGCACCGCCGAGTTTATGGATTTTTGCGTGGAGGCGGGGTTTACGGAAACCTCCTGCTCCTCCCAGCGCGGCGCCCTGGGCGCTTATTTGAAAGGCCTGGCCGAAAAGCCGGATTTCGTCGCCATAGACACCGGAGGAATTTGCGACACCAACGCCAATTCGTTCACCTTCGCCGCCAGCTACCTGGACATCCCGTTTTATCAGATCAACTATCCGCCCACGCTTACGGATCAGCGGGCCGCGGACTATCATCGCGCGGATTACCGGAACTTCATCAAGTTCCTGGAGGCGCAGACCGGCAATAAACTGGACGAGGACAAGCTGCGGGCGGTCATGCAGGAAATCGAAGTGCAGGACGACCTCATCTGCGAAATTCAGGAGCTGCAGCGTCTGAAGCCCAACCCGGTTCCTGTCATCTTCAACCTGTTCATATACGCCCTGCGCTTTACCATGGCGGGCATGGAGCCGTGCACCACCATGCTGAGAGCCTGCCTGGAAGCGGCCAAGAAAAACGCCGCCAAAGGCGTTTCCGGCCTAAGCTCCCGGGATGAAAAAACCCGGGCCTTGTTTGTGTACATCGACCATTACGCCACCAACATCCCTTTGTGGACCTTCATGGACCAAATGGGCATCGCCCATCTGGGCTGCATCCTGACCAAGTATTATCAGGACAAGGTGTTCTACTCCAATGGAGACGGATACCACCTGGACACGGCGGACCTGGACTCCATGATCGATGCGCTGGCCGAACAGAACTCCAGGCTGCCCATGGTCAAGCAAATCCGGGGGCCCTACGACGCCCCGGACATGTGGCTGGAAGAAGCCATGTACCTGAAAGACAGCATGAACGCCGACTTTGCCGTCTATTCAGGCACGCCCGGGTGCCGCAACACCTGGGGCATGCTCAAGCTCTTGGCCAAAAAACTGGAAGACGCCGGACTTCCCACCCTGATCATCAACGCGGACGCGTTTGACGAGCGAGTGGAATCCTGGGAAGCCACCCGGCATCGTTTTGAGGAGTTTTTGGAGTTGCGCCGACTGATTTAA
- a CDS encoding tetratricopeptide repeat protein — MTLSNKQRKFIARNHGHMSVSKMASHLGAPVKEIEREIAAGAGEGAASPSELARILDKASTMILFAIVALTPFAVRPALYDQTNLPQTVFFIIGALLLSAVFCLKSYFSPKSAVAPPTVFFPLAALTLWGGLSIFWAANAYEAVTIWLPWVACLFFFSAAFNVPDSRERRLLLLKGLFLSGTAVALLGILQHLGGDVLQHMGGENWFGVKQAEPPASTFTNRNMAVHFIVLTLPLGVGFFLQEKRGWPAAAFLVCTTCMLNYLFYTSNRTGWLCLLLQIAVFAALLLVYKVKSGAIGMNRGKMISLAVCLALFLVLFNCGPKGFEWQFGKVFQRVSALSQSDLESPGTSPETQAPADKKQDSPAAPRKYDASKRLRLDIWANTLAMIKDHPLLGVGMGSHKVLYPIYSRRAKVEGAFSEESQLSNVHNDYLQIAAELGLPGLIMVLWLGVSAFLILLRLFRKENGEEKFLVIALAACLAGISLNAAASFPFQRMAPLLVVSLYLAMLARWDPKYEEKPPRIVAPPAPVWLICGVAFTGLLIAAGWAGSRAMKADEQYKWLDVGESAGNWNLVISKGNQVLAADPYRVKVRSYLGRAYLEKQMPEKAAPELEKVVQAYPYHMNALLNLGVAYGTMGENEKALEVYNKVLQIKPDYAKVHNNIGNVQMNTGKIPEAVEAFTKAAELDDQNPQIWMNLGVAAFKARDFEKAATAFEKCAVLAPGWTRANRNAGHLLMQIGQKEKGLRYLQIADALKKAEKQPKATQ; from the coding sequence GTGACGCTTTCCAATAAACAAAGGAAGTTCATAGCCCGCAATCACGGCCATATGTCCGTCTCCAAAATGGCCTCCCACCTGGGAGCTCCGGTCAAGGAAATAGAACGGGAAATTGCAGCGGGCGCCGGCGAAGGGGCGGCTTCGCCGTCGGAGCTGGCCCGCATCCTGGATAAAGCGTCAACCATGATTCTTTTTGCAATCGTTGCGCTGACGCCGTTCGCCGTCCGGCCTGCTTTATACGACCAGACCAACCTGCCTCAGACGGTTTTCTTCATTATCGGCGCCTTGCTGTTAAGCGCCGTCTTTTGCCTGAAAAGCTACTTTTCCCCCAAAAGCGCCGTTGCGCCCCCCACGGTTTTTTTTCCCCTGGCGGCTCTGACCCTGTGGGGCGGCCTTAGCATCTTCTGGGCGGCGAACGCCTATGAGGCTGTTACAATCTGGCTTCCCTGGGTTGCGTGCCTGTTTTTTTTCTCGGCGGCATTCAATGTTCCGGATTCCAGGGAACGGCGGCTTTTGTTGCTGAAAGGGCTCTTTTTATCCGGAACGGCCGTTGCCCTGCTAGGCATACTGCAACATCTGGGAGGAGACGTCCTGCAGCATATGGGCGGGGAAAACTGGTTCGGCGTCAAGCAGGCGGAGCCTCCCGCCTCCACCTTCACCAACCGGAACATGGCGGTCCACTTCATCGTCTTGACCCTGCCCCTGGGCGTCGGCTTTTTTTTACAGGAAAAAAGGGGCTGGCCGGCCGCTGCGTTCCTTGTCTGTACAACCTGCATGCTGAATTATCTGTTTTACACCTCCAACAGAACGGGTTGGCTTTGCCTGCTTCTGCAAATCGCCGTATTCGCGGCGCTGCTGCTTGTTTACAAAGTCAAATCAGGCGCCATAGGCATGAATCGGGGAAAAATGATCTCCCTTGCCGTGTGCCTGGCGCTTTTTCTGGTTTTGTTCAATTGCGGGCCCAAGGGCTTTGAATGGCAATTCGGCAAGGTTTTCCAGAGAGTTTCGGCGCTCAGTCAATCAGATTTGGAGAGTCCCGGGACGAGCCCCGAAACGCAGGCTCCGGCGGATAAAAAGCAAGATTCTCCGGCGGCGCCCCGGAAGTATGACGCCTCCAAAAGATTGCGCCTGGACATTTGGGCAAATACCCTGGCGATGATCAAGGACCACCCCCTGCTTGGGGTCGGGATGGGCTCCCACAAGGTGCTTTACCCCATTTACTCCCGGAGGGCGAAGGTGGAAGGGGCGTTTTCGGAGGAGTCCCAACTATCCAATGTGCATAACGACTACCTGCAGATTGCGGCGGAGTTGGGCCTGCCCGGGCTTATCATGGTCCTGTGGCTCGGCGTTTCAGCGTTTTTAATCCTGCTCAGGCTTTTCAGGAAGGAAAACGGGGAAGAAAAATTTCTCGTGATCGCCCTTGCAGCCTGCCTGGCCGGCATTAGCTTAAACGCTGCGGCGTCCTTTCCGTTTCAAAGGATGGCCCCTTTATTGGTCGTAAGCCTTTATCTGGCGATGCTGGCGCGCTGGGATCCCAAATATGAGGAAAAGCCTCCTCGCATAGTGGCGCCGCCCGCCCCGGTCTGGCTGATTTGCGGCGTTGCATTCACCGGGCTGTTGATAGCCGCCGGCTGGGCGGGAAGCCGGGCCATGAAAGCGGATGAGCAGTACAAATGGCTGGATGTGGGCGAGTCCGCAGGAAACTGGAACCTGGTCATCTCAAAAGGCAACCAGGTATTGGCGGCCGATCCATACAGGGTAAAGGTGCGTTCGTATTTAGGCAGGGCGTACCTGGAAAAACAAATGCCGGAAAAGGCGGCGCCCGAACTGGAAAAGGTCGTTCAGGCCTATCCCTATCATATGAACGCCTTGCTGAATCTGGGCGTGGCCTACGGGACCATGGGAGAAAACGAGAAAGCCCTGGAGGTTTACAACAAGGTGCTGCAAATCAAACCCGACTATGCCAAAGTCCATAATAACATCGGCAACGTGCAGATGAATACGGGAAAAATTCCGGAAGCCGTGGAAGCCTTTACAAAGGCTGCGGAGCTGGACGACCAAAATCCCCAGATCTGGATGAATCTGGGCGTGGCCGCGTTCAAGGCCCGGGATTTTGAAAAAGCGGCCACGGCCTTTGAAAAGTGCGCCGTATTAGCCCCCGGCTGGACCCGGGCGAACCGGAATGCGGGGCATTTATTGATGCAAATCGGCCAGAAGGAAAAGGGCCTTCGTTACTTGCAAATCGCCGACGCCCTGAAAAAGGCGGAAAAGCAACCCAAAGCAACGCAGTAA
- a CDS encoding helix-turn-helix domain-containing protein — MPIIVNLDVMLAKRKMASKDLAEAVGITPQNLSILKTGRAKAIRFSTLEAICLHLDCQPGDILEYEP; from the coding sequence ATGCCAATCATAGTAAATCTTGACGTCATGCTGGCCAAGCGCAAAATGGCATCCAAGGACCTGGCCGAGGCGGTGGGCATCACGCCGCAAAACCTGTCAATCCTAAAAACGGGACGGGCCAAAGCCATCCGTTTTTCCACCCTGGAGGCCATTTGCCTGCATTTGGATTGTCAGCCCGGCGATATATTGGAATATGAACCGTAA